The genome window CTTACCTGCCTATACGCTCAGCCATGAGCCCGCCGAATAACTGGGGAAACCCGCACAATCTAAGTAATTTTTTAAGCCACGTCATAAGAAAACAGTATAAGGTGCTTGAACTGGGCCAGGCTGTCGCTTTTAATGAAAAAGCCAAATTCATCGCGAATTATTTTTATGAGTTATACAGGCAATTCAATTTATTTATTATACCTGCCGTGATCGGACTTTGGGTTTCATTTAAAAATGATAAAAGATCGTTCCTGTCTTTTGTTCTGTTGTTTTTAACTAACAGCATTATGCTTACATACGTTCTGCAGTTTAGTTTTAATCCTGAAAGATTAACGATAGTAAAGGTTTACTACATACCTTCTTATATAGCATTTGTTGTTTTTTTAAGCATCGGTTTAAACTATATTTATGGCTTGTTTTCGAGCAAGCTATCAAGAATACTTATAACAGTACTTGTGCTGTGTGCAGTTATTTACGATTTTTCATTCAGCTGCCAGTACAACCACAACAGGAACAATTTTGTAGCGTATGATTACGGGAAAAACATACTTTCATTTTTGAAAAAGGGTTCTACTCTTTTTATAGCAAAAGCCGGGGACGAGTCCCTGTTTTCAGCCCTTTACATGCAAAAAGTAATGAGAAAAAGGCAGGACTTGAATATCATCGACTGCTGGGGCAATGTCTTTGTGAATGTTTACGGCGATGATTTTCCTTTTATGCCGGACAAGGAAGAATGGCAGGAGCGAAGGAATGCCGTTGAAGGAAACATCATTAAAAATACAGTGGACCCGGTTTACTATCTGACTTTTGAGCCGGACTGTGTCGCTCAATCGTTGAATTTAAAAAGGAACGGCCTTATATATCAAGTCGCTAAGGCCGGCCAAAACAGCAAGAACCCTGCAGAAAATACAGCTATATGGAAGCTCTATAATTATAGAGGAATGCAATACAGGACGTTCGCTGATTATCAGGAAAGAGAAATAGCCGGATTCTACTATTACATGATGGCTGACGACATTCAAACTAAAAGCACGGGCCAGAGCGATATAACTTTAGAAAAAGCTTTCAACGTATCTTCTGATGTCAGCTGGATCAGGAATAATATAGGTTTAGAATATTACAGGAAAGGTTATTATCAAAATGCAATGGAAAAATATACAGCTTTATTAAAAGACTACAGGGATAACAGCATAGGCTGGTTTAACCTGGGTTTGGTGTATAAGAACATGAATCTGCCGGATAAAGCTCTTGAATGTTTTGAAAATAGCGTTAAATATGCCCCGCAGGACCTGGACGGTTATAAAGAGCTGGCTGACGTCTTTTACCTGCTCGGCAAATTAGATAGAGTCGAAAGAATATTCAGCACCGTATTAAAGAACAATGAGAAGTATGCAAATATGTATTATTCTTCGGGTACTGAGCTTTATAAAAAGGGTGAGTTTATAAAAGCTATAGATGAATGGAAAAAAGCGGCCCTTATCAAACCCGATTACGCCATAATACATTATAACCTTGGAGTTGCTTACCTTGACCTGAAAGATTTCGATAAAGCCAGGGCATCCCTTAACAAATTCCTTTCTTTGGAGCCAAACAGTAATTTAAACAAAAACGTAAGAACTGCCCTTAAAAATATCGCCAATTAAGTTTTTACTGGTTCCAGAAGGTTATATAGATCGAAGTCCCGTTCCTAATTATGTCAAAAACCAAACCGTCATTAATATTCAATGTACTTGTAATTTTTCTCAGGTCTTCAACACTTTGTATCGCTTCCCTGTTAATTCCTTTTAACACATCCCCTTCCTTTAAGCCAAAATCATGTTTTTGTTTTTCATAATTTATTTCAGTTATTACAACGCCTTTTTCATCCTGGCTGATATCGTATTTTTTAGACAATTCAGTACCGATATCCTGAAAGGTCATATTTTCCCATACGAAAGCTTCGTTTTTGCCTGCGGGTTCTTCTTTTTCTGTTAATGCCGCATTTTCCGGCATCTCTGTGATTTTAAAATCAAGGGATATTTTCTTTTTATTCCTTAAAAGAACGACATTAACACTCTGTCCGGGTTTGATATTCCTGACGATACTTTGTAACAGCACGACATTTCCGATTTTATACCTGTTAAATTCTAAAATAATATCGCCGCGCTTGATCCCCGCTTTTTCAGCTCCTGCACCGGTGAAAACCTTGTTTACCAAGACCCCTGATTTTTCCGGAAGCCCGAATTGTTTTGCTATGGCATCATCTACATTCTTTATTTCAACCCCGAGCCAGCTTCGTGTAACTCTGCCTTTTTCTATGAGCTGGGTAAGGATCTCTTTTGCTTTGTTTATCGGGACGGCAAACCCCACGCCGGAAAAAACGCCTGTAGGCGCATAGATGGCAACGTTTATGCCGACAAGCTCGCCTCTTAAGTTTACAAGCGGGCCTCCGGAATTCCCGCGGTTGATAGCTGCATCTGTTTGTATAAGGTTTTCATATCTAATCCCTTCAATATCCAAAGATTGTCTTTTTGCGCTTACGATACCTGCGGTTACGGTCTGCTCCAGGCCGAAAGGCGAGCCTATGGCTATTACCCAATTGCCTACAGCGAGCTTATCCGAATCTCCGAGTTTTGCAGAAATGAATTTATGGTTTGATTTTATTTTAATTATTGCCAGATCGGTAAGAGGATCTTTCCCGATAACCTTTGCATCGTAGGTTGTGTCGGTGCAACAAAAATGTACGCTTATATCATCCGCATTAGCGATTACATGATAGTTTGTAAGTATATAACCTTCAGGGTCTATCACTACACCGCTTCCTCCTGCCTCTAACTTTCTTTCAAGATAACGTTTTTTATGCCTAGACCTGCCTTGCTGCCGGTCCTGGAACTGCTCAAAGAAAAACTCAAACGGGTCTCCGAAATAAAATTCATTTTCCGGTATTTTGACTACCTTTTTTGTAGTCACGCTTACCGTAATAGGCTTGTACTCATCTGCTATGGATGAAAAAACATCCTGAAATGCCGTTGCTGTTTCAAAGGATTTCGGGTCTTGGGTGTAGGCTCTGATGGGGGAGCCGTTTAACAAGAAAATGGTACAAATAATAAGCCGAAAAGGTTTTAACAAATACATTTTATTGCCTCCGATAATCTTGTCTTTGGTTATAAAATATATAAAATTTAATCTTTAATTACAACCCCATTTTATCCAGAAACACTATCTTTTAGCTACTTGTGGGAACTAATAAAAATGCCTTATCCTTTGATAAGGGAGTTGCCATGCCCGCAATTTGTAAGCGGGCATCTAGTGGTGTTGCTAAATATTTTCTTCAATCATTAAGGCAGAAAGCGGTAAATTATTGATTAAAATAGGAATATTATATATAATACCACATGCAAGATTAAAATGTTCTTTAATTTTCCAATTTACATTTTGATATTTGCAGTGTTCTTTGTGTCTCCGTAGCTCAACTGGATAGAGCATCTGCCTTCTAAGCAGAGGGTTACGTGTTCGAGTCACGTCGGAGACGCTATGAGAGTGTCAAAAAAAGGAAATGTGTAATGATAAGAGCGGTTTATTTAAAAAACGGCGATTCTTCCTCCGCTACGGATGTCGCAAAGATAAAAGATATTATTGAATCTAAACCAAACCTGATTTGGATAGATATTATCATTGAAAATAACGATTTTAGTTCGGAAGAACTTTCCCTGCTTACGGACGTTTTCAAGTTTCACGAGCTCTCTATTGAAGACTGCCTTATACCTCAATACCATCCAAAAATTGAAGAATTTGAAAACTATGCCTTTGTGGCATTGCATGGAATAAAGACAAGGGTAAAAGATTTTTCTGATTTTGAGGAGACGATATATGAACTTGATATCTTTATAGGGAAAACATATATTGTAACGGTCCATACAAGCGAAGTTCTGCATATAGAAAGCCTCTATCAAAAAGCAAAATTGAAACCGTTGGTTGAGCTAAAAAACCTGGAAAACTTGCTTTACAGCATATTTCAAAAGATAGTGGCAAGTTATGAATTTAACATACAGAAGATAAGCGAAACAGTAGATATGATTGAAGACAAAGTCCTTGAAAATCCTTCCCAAGAGCTTATATCGAATATACTTGATTTAAAGAAAGAACTTTTAAACCTTAGGAAAATAGGCGAAGCTCAAAGGAATGTTTATGGATTCTTTACAAGGGAAATAAATCCTTTTATATCAAAGAAATCAATTGCTTATTTCAGGGAAATATTGTTTCAGTTTGAAAGGCTGAGCCAGACAATTGCGTCATATAACCAAATAATAAGCAGCATTTTGGAAGTTTATGTTTCTTCAGTTACGCTTAAATTGAATGAAGTCATAAAGTTTTTAACTGTCATTGCAACAATATTTTTGCCGGCCTTGCTTATTACGAGTTATTATGGTATGAATGTAGTCCCGTTCCCTGAACATAAATTGTTCGGTGATGATTTAGTATGGTATTTTGCTTTTTCCCTGATACTTGTATCGACATTACTGATTTATATTTATTTAAAAAGAAAAAAATGGCTTTAGTTCCATAATATTTTATACGTTTTAAGGTGGTTGTAGTTCAGCGGTTAGAACGCCTGACTGTGGCTCAGGAGGCCGCGGGTTCAAATCCCGTCAGCCACCCCAAACTTCTTTTTGAACCGAAATAGCACCTGTTTTCAGACGACAATCGAGAGGTTCTAACCTCTCGATTTTTGTTTTTACCCCTAAATTGTTTTTTTGGATCAAAAAAAATGTATTTTTCAATTCTATCGTCAGTAAATTATCCTTTAGGGACAGGTTCGAACCTAAAAAGGACAGTATAAACTTCTTGTCCTCATCAGACCCCTTAATAAAGAGGTTTTTTGCATCTCTTGCGAAGTCAAAAACCTCAATAGCCTTTTCCAGCCAGTTTTTAGCGCCTTTGCCGTTATTTTGAATTAACTCTTCCAGCTTTATCCTTTCATTCGTTAACTCATCTTTTTTCCTTAAAAACTCTTCTTCAGATATTTCCTTGTTTATTCTCATGTTTAGAAGACTGTCCAGTTTAGTACTACAGCTCGTTAAAGCCTTCTTAAAGCCTTCAATTTGCTTTTCAAGCCCTTTGGTATCCTGTTCATAATAAAGTTTCAGTTCTTCTATGGCCCAATCATGGAATTCCTGCGAGATCTGTATGCTTTCAAGGGTCTCAAGGATTTGTTTTTCAAGTTCAGTATCTTTAATAAACCCTTGAGTGCATTCCGGATTTTTCTTTTTAGTGCAATGGTAGTAAGCATAATGATGAATATTCTTGTTTTTTTGGTGTTTTGTATGTCTTTCTGCGGTTATCATACAACCACATTCCCCGCATCTGATTAGCTGGGTAAATGGAAAAAAGTGTTTTCTTATCCTAGGCTTGATTTTTTTATCCATTGCTTCTTGGACTAAGTCAAATTCTTCCTTGGAAATCATTGGTTCATGATTTCCTTTATATAAGTTGCCAGCAAAATAAAAATGTCCATAATAAAATGGATTCCTAAATACCTCATAAATCTTACTGCGATTTGGTGTTTTGCCAGTAAAAAGAGTTAAATTCCATTTATATACAGCAATGTCATATACTTTTTCTATGGTATAACTCTTCTCAAGTATTAAATCCCACATTTTTCTTACAATTTCAAATCTTTCAGGGTCTTTTATTATGGTTCTGTCTCCTTGGGGTTTATATTTGTCGTTCAGGTATCCTATGGGAGCTCTTCCCGGGTGCCATCCTCTGACAGCTTTACTTAACATTCCTCTTTTGGTATTTGCACTTAAATCCCTTATGAACTGGTTTGCCATCCCAAATTCAACAGCCATCATAAGTACATTATCATTAGGGGAATATACCCTATCATAAGCGTGGATGGATTTTATGATATTTTTTTGCAATAGATCAATTATTAGTCCCCCATCAATAAAATTACGGGCTAATCTGTCCAATTTCCAGCAAAGTATGCCATGTGCCTGGTTTTTGGCTAACAAGGACATCATTTGATTAAAAATTGGCCTTCCTGCAGCTTTTGCTGACATTGATTCTGTAAAAGTGTTAACGATTTCCAGCCCATCTTTTTGGGCTATTTTCAGAAGCTCAGAAATTTGAGACTCAATAGAAGCAACCTGTCTGTCTTCGCTCTCAGATGATTTTCTTGCATATAGAAAGTATTTAATGTTTTCCATAAATTTGTTCCTGGTATTGATTTACTAATAGAATAAATCAATAAAACAGTTTCGTCTACTTTGCTTTGCTATAGTACTTTGAAAACAGCAGTTTGTACAGGTTTAAAAGATTTGAGGCTAAAATAAGAGCTTCTTCATCAGATAATTGTGTCTGGTGTTTCTTAAAATATATTTCTTTAAATTTCTTAATTGATTCAGGAGAAATTTTACTCATTATGCTCTTCTCCGTACATTTTTTAACCACTTCTCAAATGAAGTCCGGTCAAGAATAATAAGCCTATTAATTTTTATAGACTTAATTTTGCCAGAAGCAACCATTTTCCTTATGTAATCTTTTTTTCCTTTACTATTGTAACCTGCAGCACTGGCTGCATTTGCTAATTCGACATATTTCATGTTGAAATTATCAACTTCCCATTTGGGTATTAGTAATTCATGAGTATTGTCGTTACACGGATGAAAGTAATTTGCTTTTATAAAATAATCTAGCCGTTGATATGTCTGAGTTTTCGCTAACCCCCAAAGTGCTCCGATGTCTTCACTGGTATAATAATTGTTTATATTGAGTGCATTACTCTGAACTTCTAATCGTTCATTGTCAAATTGTGTTAATAGATCACTTATTTCATAGCTATTTTTAGAACTTAATAGATTTTTAGTGTTTAGCCATTCAATTAGTTGAAAATATTTAAAATTCATATTTTCTTCCATTTGCGCTTTTTCTTTGTGTTCACGGAAAGGTTCGTGACGAATCTCGGCTTTCATTAATCTTTTTCTGTTATCATTAAAATCACCACTATCATAACGTCGCACCATGCCTAAGGTTTTGTGTCTAGTGATAAGCATTATCTCTTCATAGCTCCATCCTAAATTGAGCAAATAAGTAACTAAGCCTCTTCGACAGCAATGAGTCTTGTTTTTTAAATTGCTTAAACCATTCTCAATCATAAACTTAGAAAAATAGTGTCTATAATTTTCACGAATATAGAAAGGATTTCCTGTGCAAGGGTTTAGGAACAATATGTGGGTTTCACGTTGACTTTTGTCTGAATATATTGGCGAGTCAGAAATATTTAAAAATTTAAGAAGATTATCCCGAGATGATAAAAACAGATTAAGATCATCTTTTATTTCTTCATATTTAATCCATATTATATCTACATGTCCTTCTGGTCTTTGTTTAGCGCCATATATATAAATTGGTACGTAGCCATCACGTATTTCCTTAACCCTTATATCTTCAACTGCGAGATTTATCAGTTCTGAAACTCTTAGAGCCGCTAGAAAGGACAATTTTATTGAAAATTTTGGAAGAATATATCTGTATTTGTTGGGTATATTCAGTTGTTTAAAACTATTTATATCAATATATGTAATTCGGTTATAATCTGTTTTAGAAAGATATCCACCAGCTTTGGTTAAATAGCCAGATTGTTGTGTTTTTATCCTCGCCATAGGATTAACATCAATAATTTCAGCCGCATAAGCTCGATTGATAAATATTTTAAGATTCGAAAGAATTGTATTAATATAAGCTTTTTTTAACCTTCTTCCAGTTAGCCATGAGCTTGTGGATTCGTTGTTCATAAATGAAACAAAAGCTCTCATATGTATTGGGGTAATACATTTTAATGAGTATATTGAAGAAGTTGGTTCATTATAGTAAATGAAATTGATAAGTAATTGTAGGTAATATCGTATTTTTTCAATAGACCTTGGTTTCAATCTTCCTTTTGTGTAGCAGCTTGTCCAAGAATCGATTAATTCTGTTATCTCTTTTTCCAGATTAGGATGGAAAGGAACTGTTTTAAGTAAATTATCCAAGCCTACATATTCTTTGTTGGCAAGTGAAATATAACGTAAATCAATATTAAAGTCTGCCCATCTAATAAAACTTCTAAGATACTGTATTGCTTTCTCTAGTTCAACTCCGTGTTTGTCAATAACATTATTCAAAACATCCCTATTTATTTTGTTAAGGTCATACTTAACTTCTTCCATAATTTTGATCATGTTATTAACACGACAGCGTATTATGGAAGGGTTTATATCTACCCAAGTTTTTAATTTGCCGAGCATTGTTCCTCTAATGCCCGGTTTAATATGATTTTCTAAGTATTTTACTAACTGTAAATATCTCATAGGTTACATGACCTTCTAATCATTAGAGATCATGTAAACATTATAAATCAAAAAGGCGGTTAGATAAAACGTGGCAAACTAGGGAAGAAAAAATAGATATACGACGGAATCAATAATTTAGCTAGGTAATATATATGGAAGATGTTATTCTGGCAAGTTTTGGACTGTTTTAACTGCAACTGGATTGTTGTTTAATCTGTAACCGTTTATTCTTGATGCTAAAATTAAGTTTTTGCTAAATTTGCTGAATTTTACATTGTTTAGATCTGATATTGCATTATAAATATTCCCTCGTGTATATCTATCATTGGCGTCCTTTGTTTTGGTTGGTTTAGATGCACAATCTGTTAAGTCTGGAAATGTTTTGCACAAGCCAAGCAAAAATGCTGTTTCCATGTCTTCCAAGTCATTTTCTAACAATTTGTTCCTATCGCTTTCCAGTTTGCTCGCCAGTTTAAAGCAGATATCATGTTCCAATGGTCCAAGTGGTATAGGTGTTAGCTCTATTATTATAAGCTGTTTATTTCTTGGCACGATAATATCCAAATCATTTTCATAAAATTTGCCTATCCTTCGTAGTCTATACGCATAATTATTTAGAAATTTAGAAAGATCTTGGACAGTAAGCTTTGTTTTTGTGCGTGTCTCAAACATTGCTCTGGCGCTATTCACTATATCTAGTAATTCTGCTTTTAAATTGATTCCATTTTGGCCGACTATATTTATTAACTTGTCATTAATAGTTGTTAAGCGTTTCTTGTATTTTAAAACAGGTAATTCTTTAGCTACTTCAGGTGTCGCACCTGGACCTCCCGGGCCAATTTCAAAGCCGTCTAAATATTCAGAGTATAAAAACTTCTCTCCAAAACCTGATATATCTATCTCTCTGTTGATAAACATGCATTTTAGGTAGTATGAATAAACCACAGTCAACCACATGGAGTTATCTAAATCCTCAATTTTGTCAGAATATTTGTGACATAAGTTTAAATACTCTACTGCAATAGTTAATTTGTTCTCAATTAAGTGTTCAATTGCCAATGTTAACAAGCAATTGGCAACATCCTGATTATCTTCAACATTGATATTCAACTCTTTAACTTTTGCAATATCTTCTTCCTGAAATAGCTTGTCATAACCTGAAGGTTGGTTTATTTCCATGTTCAACTCCCTTTTATTTTACGTTTTGTAATATTTTAGCATTTTTAGTAGTAATCGTGTCACATTTTATATTTTAGTTGCTGGAAAGAGATAGGCGATTTAACTTAATTAATAAGGATTATTATATAAAGGAGGTTTTAAAATGGCTATTGTAATAGATGATGCTAGGTTACCGGAGTCAAAAAAGCTAGTTGCAAAAGAAATAATGGCAAAATGGGCGAAAATAAATGATTTAAAACGCGTAGTGCGTTATAAAAAGCAGATTAATAAAATGTTAGAAGAAGTTGATTACGATGTTGCAAAAATAAACAGAGAAATCTTCAGTGCAGTACGCAAAAAAAATAATTGGGTTGAGCGCTATACTTGGCCGATAACTGCATGGAACTCATTCTGTCTTTTTGGAATACAGAACAGACCTGACCTGTTCTCAGAAGAAAATATGATTAAAAGAGTTAAAGCTTTGCCACAAGCCGTCTTGCCTCCAAGTATCTCAGATGAAATATCTAAAATAATAGATTCTCATTTCGTGTTTTCAACAGCGGCAAAGTTAAAAAGCAGATCACAAGAAGTAATAATGGCCAGTTTTAAGGTATTTTACAATTATGTTATTAAAGAAGAACCTGGTAGAACTATATCGAAACTGGCAGATTTTGTTGAAAGAGATGTTTTAAACTTTAGAAATTCTCTGATGCAGACTCAGTTAAGCCCCCTAACTGGTCAAAAAGTTGCATTCAATACTTTAATAGGGCATATATCAAACCTGAAACGTATCTATAAGATAGGTTACGATCAAGGAAAATTATCAGATGATATATTGAAGAATATAAAAGCAAAGTATCATAGGACAAACAAAAGAGAATTTTGCTTGAGTAAAGAGCAAGTTGAAAAACTTAGGGTTATAAATGCGGAAGAACTCAATAATAAATCCTTATTAGAGCAGTTCGAATTGGTCAGGAATGCAACAATGCTTTCTGTACAATATGAGGCAGCCCTAAGAGCAGATGAGGTTGTTAATTTATGCTGGGAAAATCTACCTAAATATGAAAGAACGAGAACCAATATTGGTCCAGTTATTGTGATAGGCGCAAAACAAAGACCTGAAGACTTTGAAGACAGGGTATATATACTGTATGATCGACTTGATATTGATTTGGCAAAATGGAAGACTATTAGCGATGAATTTTG of Candidatus Liberimonas magnetica contains these proteins:
- a CDS encoding DUF2723 domain-containing protein: MKITLFLLVVAIYVISSPPALMTGDGGEFITSACTLGISHPPGFPLYCLLGKLFSLIPASNSAWRITFSSVIFSALNSVLLFILVFKLTKNTWVSFFGGIIYAVNATVWSQALVAKVYPLNAFMIIACLIFLLKWQRDGDNRYFYLFGLLFGISLANHYPLMAVASPAYLVLILLNYRSLTLKDMAISTGFFISGLFIYAYLPIRSAMSPPNNWGNPHNLSNFLSHVIRKQYKVLELGQAVAFNEKAKFIANYFYELYRQFNLFIIPAVIGLWVSFKNDKRSFLSFVLLFLTNSIMLTYVLQFSFNPERLTIVKVYYIPSYIAFVVFLSIGLNYIYGLFSSKLSRILITVLVLCAVIYDFSFSCQYNHNRNNFVAYDYGKNILSFLKKGSTLFIAKAGDESLFSALYMQKVMRKRQDLNIIDCWGNVFVNVYGDDFPFMPDKEEWQERRNAVEGNIIKNTVDPVYYLTFEPDCVAQSLNLKRNGLIYQVAKAGQNSKNPAENTAIWKLYNYRGMQYRTFADYQEREIAGFYYYMMADDIQTKSTGQSDITLEKAFNVSSDVSWIRNNIGLEYYRKGYYQNAMEKYTALLKDYRDNSIGWFNLGLVYKNMNLPDKALECFENSVKYAPQDLDGYKELADVFYLLGKLDRVERIFSTVLKNNEKYANMYYSSGTELYKKGEFIKAIDEWKKAALIKPDYAIIHYNLGVAYLDLKDFDKARASLNKFLSLEPNSNLNKNVRTALKNIAN
- a CDS encoding Do family serine endopeptidase yields the protein MYLLKPFRLIICTIFLLNGSPIRAYTQDPKSFETATAFQDVFSSIADEYKPITVSVTTKKVVKIPENEFYFGDPFEFFFEQFQDRQQGRSRHKKRYLERKLEAGGSGVVIDPEGYILTNYHVIANADDISVHFCCTDTTYDAKVIGKDPLTDLAIIKIKSNHKFISAKLGDSDKLAVGNWVIAIGSPFGLEQTVTAGIVSAKRQSLDIEGIRYENLIQTDAAINRGNSGGPLVNLRGELVGINVAIYAPTGVFSGVGFAVPINKAKEILTQLIEKGRVTRSWLGVEIKNVDDAIAKQFGLPEKSGVLVNKVFTGAGAEKAGIKRGDIILEFNRYKIGNVVLLQSIVRNIKPGQSVNVVLLRNKKKISLDFKITEMPENAALTEKEEPAGKNEAFVWENMTFQDIGTELSKKYDISQDEKGVVITEINYEKQKHDFGLKEGDVLKGINREAIQSVEDLRKITSTLNINDGLVFDIIRNGTSIYITFWNQ
- a CDS encoding magnesium transporter CorA family protein — protein: MIRAVYLKNGDSSSATDVAKIKDIIESKPNLIWIDIIIENNDFSSEELSLLTDVFKFHELSIEDCLIPQYHPKIEEFENYAFVALHGIKTRVKDFSDFEETIYELDIFIGKTYIVTVHTSEVLHIESLYQKAKLKPLVELKNLENLLYSIFQKIVASYEFNIQKISETVDMIEDKVLENPSQELISNILDLKKELLNLRKIGEAQRNVYGFFTREINPFISKKSIAYFREILFQFERLSQTIASYNQIISSILEVYVSSVTLKLNEVIKFLTVIATIFLPALLITSYYGMNVVPFPEHKLFGDDLVWYFAFSLILVSTLLIYIYLKRKKWL
- a CDS encoding recombinase family protein, whose protein sequence is MENIKYFLYARKSSESEDRQVASIESQISELLKIAQKDGLEIVNTFTESMSAKAAGRPIFNQMMSLLAKNQAHGILCWKLDRLARNFIDGGLIIDLLQKNIIKSIHAYDRVYSPNDNVLMMAVEFGMANQFIRDLSANTKRGMLSKAVRGWHPGRAPIGYLNDKYKPQGDRTIIKDPERFEIVRKMWDLILEKSYTIEKVYDIAVYKWNLTLFTGKTPNRSKIYEVFRNPFYYGHFYFAGNLYKGNHEPMISKEEFDLVQEAMDKKIKPRIRKHFFPFTQLIRCGECGCMITAERHTKHQKNKNIHHYAYYHCTKKKNPECTQGFIKDTELEKQILETLESIQISQEFHDWAIEELKLYYEQDTKGLEKQIEGFKKALTSCSTKLDSLLNMRINKEISEEEFLRKKDELTNERIKLEELIQNNGKGAKNWLEKAIEVFDFARDAKNLFIKGSDEDKKFILSFLGSNLSLKDNLLTIELKNTFFLIQKNNLGVKTKIERLEPLDCRLKTGAISVQKEVWGG
- a CDS encoding site-specific integrase is translated as MRYLQLVKYLENHIKPGIRGTMLGKLKTWVDINPSIIRCRVNNMIKIMEEVKYDLNKINRDVLNNVIDKHGVELEKAIQYLRSFIRWADFNIDLRYISLANKEYVGLDNLLKTVPFHPNLEKEITELIDSWTSCYTKGRLKPRSIEKIRYYLQLLINFIYYNEPTSSIYSLKCITPIHMRAFVSFMNNESTSSWLTGRRLKKAYINTILSNLKIFINRAYAAEIIDVNPMARIKTQQSGYLTKAGGYLSKTDYNRITYIDINSFKQLNIPNKYRYILPKFSIKLSFLAALRVSELINLAVEDIRVKEIRDGYVPIYIYGAKQRPEGHVDIIWIKYEEIKDDLNLFLSSRDNLLKFLNISDSPIYSDKSQRETHILFLNPCTGNPFYIRENYRHYFSKFMIENGLSNLKNKTHCCRRGLVTYLLNLGWSYEEIMLITRHKTLGMVRRYDSGDFNDNRKRLMKAEIRHEPFREHKEKAQMEENMNFKYFQLIEWLNTKNLLSSKNSYEISDLLTQFDNERLEVQSNALNINNYYTSEDIGALWGLAKTQTYQRLDYFIKANYFHPCNDNTHELLIPKWEVDNFNMKYVELANAASAAGYNSKGKKDYIRKMVASGKIKSIKINRLIILDRTSFEKWLKNVRRRA
- a CDS encoding site-specific integrase encodes the protein MAIVIDDARLPESKKLVAKEIMAKWAKINDLKRVVRYKKQINKMLEEVDYDVAKINREIFSAVRKKNNWVERYTWPITAWNSFCLFGIQNRPDLFSEENMIKRVKALPQAVLPPSISDEISKIIDSHFVFSTAAKLKSRSQEVIMASFKVFYNYVIKEEPGRTISKLADFVERDVLNFRNSLMQTQLSPLTGQKVAFNTLIGHISNLKRIYKIGYDQGKLSDDILKNIKAKYHRTNKREFCLSKEQVEKLRVINAEELNNKSLLEQFELVRNATMLSVQYEAALRADEVVNLCWENLPKYERTRTNIGPVIVIGAKQRPEDFEDRVYILYDRLDIDLAKWKTISDEFCKKHNMIPSEKSINGKTYHPIFFSAKGKTLGSETYISSIFASLLKKAGIILPLGYKSHIIRHSRITHWIDDGYPFEKVHENARHSDLSMTWRYFHSNAQKRIEAVEKVEKLDKESRELRMSVLPPKGALRSMIEQIFGYLKNNKDILNTEELDTINLLEIEKNIVKKCNDYVESKFYYTFRDVVDKWGLGRTQTYERINILAKEGLIKPILDKSGTQRYSKEEIDYLTTLVDSRKASIAFGYKEKTPTTIPGLANKGIIRSTKIGKLHHFEPGELVEHFFDKNAPHPSSKPICH